From the genome of Bordetella sp. H567, one region includes:
- a CDS encoding tripartite tricarboxylate transporter substrate-binding protein, giving the protein MEFVAGRDREGADRGLGRRADGGLGVPGFEVTAWQGVLAPKSTPAAIVERLNNAIRLALVSDDMQSQLMARSAKALGSTPADYARFIQEEDMRWGAIIRAADIRLH; this is encoded by the coding sequence GTGGAGTTCGTTGCTGGCCGTGACCGCGAAGGAGCGGATCGCGGCCTTGGACGACGTGCCGACGGTGGCTTGGGTGTGCCTGGTTTCGAGGTTACGGCTTGGCAGGGCGTGCTTGCGCCCAAGAGCACGCCCGCGGCTATCGTCGAGCGATTGAACAATGCAATTCGGCTGGCCTTGGTGTCGGACGACATGCAATCGCAGTTGATGGCAAGGAGCGCGAAAGCGCTCGGATCCACGCCAGCGGATTACGCGCGATTCATCCAGGAAGAAGATATGCGGTGGGGAGCCATCATCAGGGCCGCGGACATCCGGCTACATTGA
- a CDS encoding OmpA family protein: MQSELSAVQVDRGTLVSLPGDVLFDFDKATIRASAQATLDKLAELIKLRQPASVIIEGHTDSKGDDAYNQRLSEARAASVRAYLSQHGAGNTPMSVAGFGERKPVVPNEKPDGSDDPDGRQRNRRVEVVLRQS, from the coding sequence TTGCAAAGCGAACTCAGCGCGGTACAGGTCGACCGTGGAACGCTAGTCTCCCTGCCTGGCGACGTGTTGTTCGATTTTGACAAGGCAACGATACGTGCCAGCGCACAAGCCACGCTGGACAAGCTGGCCGAGCTGATCAAATTGCGCCAGCCGGCCTCGGTCATCATCGAGGGGCACACCGACAGCAAGGGCGACGACGCGTATAACCAACGCCTGTCCGAGGCACGTGCCGCCAGCGTGCGGGCCTACTTGAGCCAGCATGGCGCCGGCAACACGCCCATGTCCGTCGCGGGCTTCGGCGAGCGCAAGCCCGTTGTCCCCAACGAAAAACCCGACGGCAGCGACGACCCGGATGGGCGCCAGCGCAATCGGCGTGTCGAGGTGGTGCTGCGCCAGTCTTGA
- a CDS encoding SDH family Clp fold serine proteinase produces the protein MSDTFPRTKDLPTQSPLFWVTHKDRYLRQQLIRDIEDETKRDLVVYFTDCDRSAAQIDPADDACLVELLSDRRNAGLDLLLETNGGFTDATEKVCSILRAMAPDLRVIIPRKAKSNGTVIAMCGQTVMMGPTSELGPIDPAVGGIPADFILKAPPQTMNPIQIQVARTALDQTRKLAKQLLTTGMMQGRPPAEIEAVVNKLASRDHFHSHGSVLDSVEATQLGLVVDTRQHDDPLWQKIWLLRTMYAYDCGRDGNSKVFESCKLSTVIKSTQPTAP, from the coding sequence ATGTCGGATACTTTCCCGCGTACTAAAGACCTTCCAACGCAATCACCTCTGTTCTGGGTTACTCATAAAGACCGCTATTTGCGGCAACAACTAATCCGGGATATCGAGGACGAAACTAAGCGCGATTTAGTCGTTTATTTCACTGATTGCGACAGGTCGGCAGCTCAGATTGACCCGGCAGACGATGCTTGTCTGGTCGAGTTGCTGTCGGACCGGAGAAATGCTGGCCTCGATCTGCTGCTCGAAACCAACGGCGGCTTTACCGACGCCACCGAAAAGGTCTGTTCGATTCTGCGCGCGATGGCCCCGGATCTTCGCGTCATCATTCCCCGCAAGGCCAAGAGCAACGGCACTGTGATCGCTATGTGCGGCCAAACTGTGATGATGGGACCGACTTCCGAGTTGGGTCCTATTGACCCGGCCGTGGGCGGCATACCTGCGGACTTCATCTTAAAGGCGCCGCCTCAGACGATGAATCCGATCCAAATACAGGTCGCTCGTACCGCGTTGGATCAGACTAGAAAGCTCGCCAAACAGCTACTCACCACCGGGATGATGCAAGGCAGGCCACCAGCGGAAATCGAGGCCGTCGTCAACAAGCTCGCATCACGGGACCATTTTCACAGCCATGGCTCAGTCCTGGACTCGGTGGAAGCGACGCAACTCGGCCTAGTAGTTGACACGCGCCAGCACGATGATCCACTCTGGCAAAAGATTTGGCTGCTACGGACTATGTACGCCTATGATTGCGGGCGCGATGGAAACTCGAAAGTTTTCGAGTCCTGCAAATTAAGTACAGTAATCAAAAGTACGCAGCCCACGGCGCCATGA